In the Camelus bactrianus isolate YW-2024 breed Bactrian camel chromosome 17, ASM4877302v1, whole genome shotgun sequence genome, one interval contains:
- the LOC105072940 gene encoding serine protease 44-like, giving the protein MSPAIPEAPSAPGHPKSRKFPVPTVAPGPAAATVGAAFESSQTPVFEGLSLKGRCIHRDMRIIDGMPAPKRRWPWQVSLQTGGVHRCGGSLFAPRWVLTAGHCVNSYEIYEVKLGSTWLHADSPDAVVVTAKDIYRHSGYNRTAYIHDIAVIKLNSSVSYSSSIQPVCLPEKDFEVLPGTQCWVTGWGRTIENVPSSRPPDLQEIEQTILQLEKCNEMAQEAANMSDQLVRKGMICGHNKERGGPCRGDSGGPLVCQCNDSWVQVGIVSWAVRCGIKEVPAVYTDVRFYKDWVINQVTKVSSCGAAGVFIPLLCLVLPLGILVTP; this is encoded by the exons ATGAGTCCGGCAATCCCAGAGGCCCCCTCAGCTCCAGGACACCCGAAATCCCGGAAGTTTCCAGTGCCCACTGTAGCTCCAGGGCCAGCTGCAGCCACAGTGGGGGCGGCTTTCGAATCCAGCCAGACTCCTGTATTTGAAGGGTTGTCTCTTAAAG GAAGATGTATCCATCGGGATATGAGGATAATTGATGGAATGCCAGCCCCGAAAAGAAGGTGGCCCTGGCAGGTGAGCCTGCAGACGGGAGGAGTTCACAGATGCGGAGGTTCCCTCTTTGCCCCACGGTGGGTGCTGACTGCAGGTCACTGTGTAAATAG CTATGAGATATACGAAGTGAAGCTGGGAAGTACGTGGTTACATGCAGATTCCCCAGATGCAGTGGTCGTTACAGCCAAAGACATCTATCGCCATAGTGGGTATAATCGGACTGCTTACATTCACGACATTGCCGTTATTAAGTTGAACTCCTCTGTGAGTTATTCCTCATCCATCCAGCCAGTGTGCCTCCCAGAAAAGGATTTTGAAGTGCTACCTGGGACACAGTGCTGGGTGACTGGATGGGGGCGAACAATTGAAAACG TACCATCATCAAGGCCACCTGATCTTCAGGAGATTGAGCAAACCATTCTTCAACTGGAGAAATGTAATGAGATGGCCCAGGAAGCAGCGAATATGTCTGACCAACTAGTGCGAAAAGGAATGATCTGTGGCCATAACAAAGAGAGGGGAGGTCCCTGCAGG ggAGATTCTGGGGGTCCCCTGGTCTGTCAGTGTAATGACTCATGGGTCCAGGTGGGGATTGTGAGCTGGGCTGTTCGCTGTGGTATCAAAGAAGTGCCTGCAGTTTATACAGATGTTAGGTTCTACAAGGATTGGGTCATTAATCAAGTTACTAAGGTGTCCTCCTGTGGCGCAGCAGGTGTCTTTATCCCACTTCTGTGTCTGGTGCTGCCCTTGGGCATCCTGGTGACGCCATGA